The proteins below are encoded in one region of Salmo salar chromosome ssa02, Ssal_v3.1, whole genome shotgun sequence:
- the LOC106595923 gene encoding NLR family CARD domain-containing protein 3-like, translated as MKKKFGSIFEGLGKRGNPTLLDKVYTELYITAGESEGVNKEHEVWQIEDTAQTKAFQDNAINSNDMFRSLDPKTEEHNDKSQSKQEVPIRTVLTQGIAGIGKTVSVQKFILDWAEGIANQDVDFVFTLPFRDLNLIKDDCNLLELLSDFHPELTDMKDAKKVVDGKVVIIFDRLDESQLPLCFHNNKRLSNVTKTTSVDVLLTNLIKGNLLPSALLWITSRPAAVDKIPSDCFDRVTEVRGFNDPQKEEYFKKRFSDDENLASKIISHIKTSKILHIMCHIPVFCWITANVLGEMLSENDHGKVPLTEIYIRFLLTLTNMKNKKYHGENQPDPRNLSESDIQIILKLGKLAFQNLEKSNRVFSEDYLRECGIDVNEAFLLSGMGTEIFRGEDPMFQAKMYSFVHLTIQEFLAALYVAFSYASENVNPFRLRDYQELPRTNYSDSGDTYFGDREDDYREDDYRDDDYSDDDYSDEGYMDDSWSEDEDYRPQHRGSQQQQKTLHDLQRSAVDESLNSETGHLDLFLRFLLGISLESNQILLKSLQLQTEGDTESIQKTIQYIKDRLSDKKQRQYPSPKRYNNLFLCLNELNDTSFVN; from the coding sequence ATGAAGAAGAAGTTTGGGAGCATCTTTGAGGGGCTTGGAAAACGGGGAAACCCAACATTGCTTGACAAggtctacacagagctctacatcacagctggggagagtgaaggggttaatAAGGAGCATGAGGTATGGCAGATTGAAGATACGGCTCAGACCAAAGCATTTCAAGACAATGCAATCAACAGCAATGACATGTTTAGATCTTTAGACCCTAAGACAGAGGAACATAATGACAAATCCCAATCCAAACAAGAGGTAcccatcagaactgtgctgacacaGGGCATCGCTGGCATCGGAAAAACAGTCTCAGTGCAGAAGTTCATCCTTGACTGGGCAGAAGGAATAGCCAATCAGGATGTAGATTTTGTCTTCACACTTCCATTTAGGGACTTGAATTTGATCAAAGATGACTGCAATCTCTTGGAACTCCTGAGTGACTTCCACCCTGAACTAACAGATATGAAGGATGCGAAGAAGGTGGTTGACGGTAAAGTTGTGATCATCTTTGATCGCCTCGATGAAAGCCAACTTCCACTGTGTTTCCATAACAACAAGAGGTTGTCTAATGTAACCAAGACAACATCAGTGGACGTGCTGCTGACAAACCTCATCAAGGGGAATCTGCTTccttctgctctcctctggataacctcCCGACCAGCAGCAGTTGATAAGATACCCTCTGACTGTTTTGACCGTGTCACTGAAGTTCGAGGATTCAACGACCCACAGAAAGAAGAATACTTCaagaagagattcagtgatgatgaGAACCTGGCCAGCAAAATCATCTCccacataaagacatcaaaaatcctccacatcatgtgccacataccggtcttctgttggattactgccaatgttttgggGGAAATGTTGAGCGAAAATGACCATGGAAAAGTCCCTCTGACTGAGATTTACATTCGCTTCCTACTCACTCTGACAAACATGAAGAACAAGAAGTACCATGGGGAAAACCAACCAGATCCTCGTAATCTGTCAGAgtctgacatacagatcattctGAAACTTGGAAAACTAGCCTTCCAAAACCTGGAAAAGAGCAATCGGGTGTTTTCTGAAGACTATTTGAGAGAGTGTGGCATTGATGTCAACGAAGCCTTCTTGCTCTCAGGGATGGGCACAGAGatcttcagaggagaggacccTATGTTTCAAGCAAAGATGTACAGCTTTGTGCATCTCACCATTCAAGAGTTCCTTGCAGCACTCTATGTTGCTTTCTCATATGCCAGTGAAAACGTCAACCCATTTCGTTTAAGAGACTACCAAGAGCTACCAAGAACAAATTACAGTGATTCTGGAGACACATATTTTGGAGACAGGGAGGATGACTACAGGGAGGATGACTACAGGGATGATGACTACAGTGATGATGACTACAGTGATGAGGGCTACATGGATGATAGCTGGAGTGAGGACGAAGACTACAGGCCACAACACAGAGGTTCTCAGCAGCAGCAGAAAACATTGCATGACTTGCAGAGGAGTGCGGTGGATGAATCTTTGAACAGCGAGACCGGTCACTTAGACctcttcctccgcttccttctgggcatctcactggagtccaatcagataCTCTTGAAAAGCCTACAGctccagacagagggagacacagagagcatCCAGAAGACCATCCAGTACATCAAAGATAGACTTTCAGACAAAAAACAAAGACAATATCCTTCCCCAAAGAGGTACAACAATCTCTTTCTCTGTTTGAATGAGTTGAACGATACCTCGTTTGTGAATTAa
- the LOC123738172 gene encoding NACHT, LRR and PYD domains-containing protein 3-like codes for MDQTPQSLIPAQDSGPLSSITAQPAPPQSSITAQPAPTQSSIMAQGGSVVAAPQLVGCNVGGSVYQNISVTIPSHGADEELPKVKDKHKSNMKKKFGSIFEGLGKWGNPTLLDKIYTELYITAGESEGVNKEHEVWQIEDTARTKAFQDDAINCNDIFRSLDPKTEEHNDKSQSKQEVPIRTVLTKGIAGIGKTVSVQKFILDWAEGIANQDVDFVFALSFRDLNLIKDDCNLLELLSDFHPELTDMKDAKKFADCKVVFIFDGLDESQLPLCFHNNKILSNITKTTSVEVLLTNLIKGNLLPEALLWITSRPAAVDKIPSDCFDRVTEVRGFNDPQKEESFRKRFSDDENLASRTISHIKTSRSLHIMCHIPVFCWITAMVLGKMLSKNDNGKVPKTLSEMYIRFLLTLTNMKNKKYHGENQPDPRNLSEPDVQIILKLGKLAFQNLAKSNQVFSKEDLRKCDVDVNEAFLLSGMCTEIFREEDPMFQAKKYSFVHLSIQEFFAALYVSHLFVCENINPFVSREIRLPRSNDWYFGEGEDIRPQPRGSQQQQKTLHDLQRSAVDEALKSKTGHLDLFLRFLLGISLESNQILLKSLRLQTEGDTESIQKTIQYIKDRLSDEKQRHYPSPERCINLFHCLIELNDTSFVNEIQRFLTSKNPSEKKLMPAQCSAMAYVLLMSEEVLDKLDLREYNTSDEGRKRLVPAVRCCQKAILADCRLTMSYCETVASALQLPDSHLRELDLSVNVLLDPKPLFVGLSSPNCQLESLNLSHINMERSGPELLKAVLMGPHNQPLVLRITSCDLKDDICETVASALQSAGSCLTELDLSYNKLTDTGVKQISNGLLSPHCKLKILRLTGSEVTAESCGILSSAIAVSQLEELRLGCNKLGDSGVKLLSAGLMDPHCQIHTLGLRECNLSRRSCVSLAPVLWSYSVLRELDLRDNNLWYSGMRLLSAGLRNPNCNLQTLRLSGCLVTEKGCTFLASALESNPSHLRELDLSFNHPGDSGVKLLSAKLEDPHCRLEKLSLDHGGESKIKPGLRKYACQLKMDFRLADDDLTLSEDNTRVVRRTQVHLNPYFDFSDSDDSDFSHRTKKSDRWAKVRCREPLSDGRSYWQVEWTGWVDIGVTYTPRWGMENKRCFGLFAAMNTSPLVH; via the exons ATGGATCAGACTCCTCAGTCACTCATTCCAGCCCAGGACTCTGGTCCACTGTCCTCCATTACGGCTCAGCCTGCCCCTCCACAGTCCTCCATTACGGCTCAGCCTGCCCCAACACAGTCCTCCATTATGGCTCAGGGTGGTTCTGTTGTCGCTGCACCCCAGCTTGTTGGCTGCAATGTCGGAGGTTCAGTTTATCAAAACATCAGTGTTACTATCCCTTCACATGGTGCTG ATGAAGAGCTGCCAAAAGTCAAGGACAAACACAAGTCCAACATGAAGAAGAAGTTTGGGAGCATCTTTGAGGGGCTTGGAAAATGGGGAAACCCAACATTGCTTGacaagatctacacagagctctacatcacagctggggagagtgaaggggttaatAAGGAGCATGAGGTATGGCAGATTGAAGATACGGCTCGGACTAAAGCATTTCAAGACGATGCAATCAACTGCAATGACATCTTTAGATCTTTAGACCCTAAGACAGAGGAACATAATGACAAATCCCAATCCAAACAAGAGGTAcccatcagaactgtgctgacaaagggcatcgctggcattggaaaaacagtctcagTGCAGAAGTTCATCCTTGACTGGGCAGAAGGAATAGCCAATCAGGATGTAGATTTTGTCTTCGCACTTTCATTTAGGGACTTGAATTTGATCAAAGATGACTGCAATCTCTTGGAACTCCTGAGTGACTTCCACCCTGAACTAACAGATATGAAGGACGCAAAGAAGTTTGCCGACTGCAAAgtcgtgttcatctttgatggccTCGATGAAAGTCAACTTCCACTGTGTTTCCATAACAACAAGATCTTGTCTAACATAACCAAGACAACATCAGTAGAAGTGTTGCTGACAAACCTCATCAAGGGGAATCTGCTTCCTGAAGCTCTCCTCTGGATTACCTCCCGACCAGCAGCAGTTGATAAGATACCCTCTGACTGTTTTGACCGTGTAACAGAAGTTCGGGGATTCAACGACCCACAGAAAGAAGAATCCTTCAGGAAAAGATTCAGTGATGATGAAAACCTGGCCAGCAGAACGATCTCCCACATCAAGACATCAAgaagcctccacatcatgtgccacattcctgtCTTCTGTTGGATTACTGCCATGGTTCTTGGGAAAATGTTGAGCAAAAATGACAATGGAAAAGTACCTAAAACTTTGTCTGAGATGTACATTCGCTTCCTACTCACTCTGACAAACATGAAGAACAAGAAGTACCATGGGGAAAACCAACCAGATCCTCGTAATCTGTCAGAGCCTGACGTACAGATCATTCTGAAGCTTGGAAAACTAGCCTTCCAAAACCTGGCAAAGAGCAATCAGGTGTTTTCTAAAGAAGATTTGAGAAAGTGTGAcgttgatgtcaatgaagccttcTTGCTCTCAGGTATGTGCACAGAGATCTTCAGAGAGGAGGACCCAATGTTTCAAGCAAAGAAGTACAGCTTTGTGCATCTCAGCATTCAGGAGTTCTTTGCAGCACTCTATGTTTCCCACCTCTTTGTCTGTGAAAACATCAACCCGTTTGTGTCAAGAGAGATCAGGTTACCAAGATCGAATGACTGGTATTTTGGAGAAGGTGAGGACATCAGGCCACAACCCAGGGGATCTCAGCAGCAGCAGAAAACACTGCATGACTTGCAGAGAAGTGCGGTGGATGAAGCTTTGAAGAGCAAGACCGGTCATCTAGACctcttcctccgcttccttctgggcatctcactggagtccaatcagatcCTCTTGAAAAGCCTACGGctccagacagagggagacacagagagcatCCAGAAGACCATCCAGTACATCAAAGATAGGCTTTCAGACGAAAAACAAAGACATTATCCCTCCCCAGAGAGGTGCATCAATCTCTTCCACTGTTTGATCGAGTTGAACGATACCTCATTTGTGAATGAAATTCAAAGGTTCTTGACATCCAAGAACCCTTCTGAGAAGAAGCTGATGCCTGCACAGTGCTCGGCGATGGCATATGTACTCTTGATGTCAGAGGAAGTGTTAGACAAACTGGACCTGAGAGAATACAACACGTCAGATGAGGGGCGTAAGAGGCTGGTCCCAGCTGTTCGATGCTGCCAAAAGGCCAT ACTAGCAGACTGCCGCCTTACAATGAGTTACTGTGAAACAGTGGCATCTGCACTACAGCTGCCTGACtcccacctgagagagctggacctcaGCGTCAATGTCCTGTTGGACCCGAAGCCCCTCTTCGTTGGACTGAGCAGTCCCAACTGCCAACTGGAGTCACTTAACCTGAGCCATATCAACATGGAAAGATCAGGACCAGAGCTTCTAAAGGCTGTGCTGATGGGTCCTCACAACCAGCCACTTGTGTTGAG AATCACCAGTTGTGATCTCAAAGATGACATTTGTGAAACCGTTGCCTCAGCTCTCCAGTCAGCTGGCTCATGTCTGACAGAGCTGGATCTCAGCTACAACAAACTGACAGACACCGGGGTGAAGCAGATCTCCAATGGTCTTTTGAGTCCACACTGTAAACTGAAGATCCTGCG ATTGACTGGTTCTGAGGTTACAGCGGAGTCCTGTGGAATTTTGTCCTCTGCTATAGCAGTCTCTCAGCTCGAGGAGCTGCGTCTGGGCTGCAACAAACTGGGAGACTCTGGAGTAAAgctgctgtctgctggactgaTGGATCCACATTGTCAGATACATACTCTGGG GCTAAGGGAGTGTAATCTCTCCAGACgttcctgtgtctctctggctCCTGTTCTGTGGTCATACTCAgtactgagagagctggacctgagagACAACAATCTGTGGTACTCTGGAATGAGGCTCCTCTCTGCTGGACTGAGGAACCCCAACTGTAACTTACAGACTCTTAG gCTTTCTGGTTGTCTAGTCACAGAGAAAGGCTGTACATTTCTTGCCTCCGCTCTGGAATCAAACCCCTCCCACCTGAGAGAACTTGACCTGAGCttcaatcacccaggagactccggagtgaagctgctctctgctaaACTGGAAGATCCACACtgtagactggagaaactcag TTTGGACCATGGTGGAGAGTCCAAAATCAAACCAGGCCTGAGGAAAT ATGCCTGCCAGCTGAAGATGGACTTTAGGTTAGCAGATGATGACCTGACTCTGTCCGAGGACAACACGAGGGTGGTGAGGAGAACGCAGGTTCACCTAAATCCTTATTTTGATTTCTCGGATTCAGATGACTCAGATTTCTCACATCGGACCAAAAAGTCGGATAGGTGGGCCAAAGTACGCTGCAGGGAGCCCCTGTCTGATGGTCGTTCCTACTGGCAGGTTGAATGGACTGGCTGGGTTGACATTGGGGTGACATATACACCCAGATGGGGTATGGAGAATAAGAGGTGTTTTGGGCTTTTTGCTGCAATGAACA CGTCTCCTCTGGTACACTGA